A section of the Oryza sativa Japonica Group chromosome 1, ASM3414082v1 genome encodes:
- the LOC4324478 gene encoding sec-independent protein translocase protein TATC, chloroplastic — protein sequence MGSAGALLSHSPPGLGGFPPRHHHHHRLSVLRCVPLLPSPAPEPLSCRHGRHLRCAAVDGGAGRETERPSPPAPQREESPSGSLGAALEDPSPQPVQNGSFGGITEDEEQSSLYNFLYPSKELLPDDKEMSIFDHLEELRDRIFVSVLAVGAAILGCFAYSKDLIRILEAPVSVQGVRFLQLSPGEFFFTTLKVSGYCGLLLGSPVILYEIIAFVLPGLTRDERKFLGPIVLGSSVLFYLGIFFSYTVLAPAALNFFVNYADGAVESLWSIDQYFEFVLVLLFSTGLSFQVPVIQLLLGQVGLVSSDQMLSIWRYVVVGAVVAAAVLTPSTDPLTQMLLAGPLLGLYLGGAWMVKLTGR from the exons ATGGGGAGCGCGGGGGCGCTGCTCTCGCACTCGCCTCCGGGGCTCGGCGGATTCCCTCCtcgccaccatcaccaccaccgtcTCTCCGTCCTCCGTTGCGTaccgctcctcccctccccggcgcccGAGCCCCTCAGCTGTCGCCACGGCCGGCACCTTcgctgcgccgccgtcgacggggGAGCCGGCCGGGAGACGGAGCGTCCCTCGCCGCCCGCACCTCAGAGGGAGGAGTCGCCGTCGGGCAGCCTCGGCGCAGCCCTCGAGGACCCATCTCCTCAACCTG TCCAAAATGGATCTTTTGGAGGTATCACAGAGGATGAAGAACAGAGTAGCCTGTACAATTTTCTTTATCCGAGCAAAGAGCTACTTCCTGATGATAAGGAGATGAGTATATTTGATCATCTAGAGGAACTTCGTGACAGGATATTTGTCTCAGTATTGGCTGTTGGTGCTGCGATACTTGGTTGTTTCGCTTACTCCAAAGATCTTATTAGAATTCTAGAAGCACCAGTTAGTGTTCAGGGTGTTCGGTTTCTGCAGCTCTCTCCTGGAGAATTTTTCTTTACAACATTGAAG GTCTCTGGTTATTGTGGCCTTCTACTTGGGAGTCCTGTTATTCTGTATGAGATAATAGCATTTGTTCTTCCGGGTTTAACAAGGGATGAACGTAAATTCCTAGGGCCCATTGTTCTGGGCTCTTCTGTACTATTCTACCTTGGCATTTTCTTCTCCTACACGGTTCTTGCTCCTGCAGCATTGAATTTCTTCGTGAACTACGCAGATGGGGCAGTGGAATCGTTATGGTCGATTGATCAGTATTTTGAGTTTGTGCTTGTGCTTTTATTCAGCACAGGATTATCTTTTCAG GTCCCTGTTATCCAGCTACTGCTGGGGCAAGTCGGTTTGGTTTCTAGTGACCAAATGCTTTCCATCTGGAGATATGTTGTTGTTGGCGCTGtagttgctgctgctgtgcttaCACCGTCGACAGATCCGTTGACTCAGATGCTCTTGGCTGGTCCGCTGCTTGGCCTGTACTTGGGTGGTGCTTGGATGGTCAAGCTAACTGGTCGATAA
- the LOC4324479 gene encoding oxygen-evolving enhancer protein 1, chloroplastic → MAASLQAAATLMQPAKLGGRASSAALPSRPSSHVARAFGVDTGAAGRITCSLQSDIREVANKCADAAKLAGFALATSALLVSGASAEGVPRRLTFDEIQSKTYMEVKGTGTANQCPTVEGGVDSFAFKAGKYNMKKFCLEPTSFTVKAEGVAKNAPPEFQKTKLMTRLTYTLDEIEGPLEVSSDGTIKFEEKDGIDYAAVTVQLPGGERVPFLFTIKNLVATGKPESFGGPFLVPSYRGSSFLDPKGRGGSTGYDNAVALPAGGRGDEEELAKENVKNASSSTGNITLSVTKSKPETGEVIGVFESVQPSDTDLGAKVPKDVKIQGVWYAQLE, encoded by the exons ATGGCAGCATCGCTCCAAGCCGCGGCCACCCTGATGCAGCCGGCCAAGCTCGGCGGCcgggcctcctccgccgcgctgcCATCGCGCCCGTCTTCGCACGTCGCCAGGGCGTTCGGCGTCGACACCGGTGCCGCCGGCAGGATCACGTGCTCCCTGCAGTCCGACATCCGGGAGGTCGCCAACAAGTGCGCCGATGCCGCCAAGCTCGCCGGCTTCGCCCTCGCCACCTCAGCTCTGCTCGTCTCG GGCGCCAGCGCGGAGGGCGTGCCGAGGAGGCTTACCTTCGACGAGATTCAGAGTAAGACGTACATGGAGGTGAAGGGAACCGGCACGGCGAACCAGTGCCCGAcggtggagggcggcgtcgACTCCTTCGCCTTCAAGGCCGGCAAGTACAACATGAAGAAGTTCTGCCTGGAGCCGACGTCCTTCACCGTTAAGGCGGAGGGCGTGGCCAAGAACGCGCCACCCGAGTTCCAGAAGACCAAGCTCATGACCCGCCTGACCTACACCCTCGACGAGATCGAGGGCCCGCTCGAGGTCAGCTCCGACGGAACCATCAAGTTCGAGGAGAAGGACGGAATCGACTACGCCGCCGTCACCGTGCAGCTGCCGGGAGGCGAGCGCGTGCCGTTCCTCTTCACCATCAAGAATCTGGTCGCCACCGGCAAGCCGGAGAGCTTCGGCGGGCCCTTCCTCGTGCCCAGCTACCGTGGTTCGTCCTTCCTCGACCCAAAGGGCCGCGGTGGCTCTACCGGCTACGACAACGCTGTGGCGCTCCCCGCCGGAGGCAgaggagacgaggaggagcTCGCTAAGGAGAACGTCAAGAacgcctcgtcgtcgacgggCAACATCACGTTGAGCGTCACCAAGAGCAAGCCAGAGACCGGCGAGGTGATTGGCGTCTTCGAGAGCGTGCAGCCGTCGGACACAGACCTCGGCGCCAAGGTGCCCAAGGATGTCAAGATCCAAGGGGTGTGGTACGCGCAGCTCGAGTAG